The Dehalococcoidales bacterium genome contains the following window.
GGCTCGTAGTAGTCGTCCATGGTGGGCAGAGAGGGATTGAAGAAAATATTGCTCAGCATACCGAGGCGGCTGCCCAATCTCGGCCGGAGGGAATTCCCCTTGACCTCCCAGCCCCCGTTATACCTGGACTGGTCCTCCCATAATGTGGGATAGCCTGTGCCCGGTTTGGTCTCCACGTTGTTCCACCACATGTATTCGGCGCCTTCACGGGAAGTCCACACATTCTTACAGGCAACGCTGCACGTGTGACAGCCGATGCACTTATCCAGGTGAAAGACCGCTGAAAGTTGTGCCCGGACATCCATATCCTTATTCTCCTCTTACCAGTTCGGTTGTCCTTCCAGTTTGCGCACCATAATGTAGCTGTCGCGGTTGACCCCCGTCGGCCCCCAGTAGTTAAAAGCGTAGGTGAACTGCCCGTAGCCACCGGCCATCAGCACCGGCTTCAGGCGGACGCGGGTCAGGCTGTTGTGACCGCCGGCCCGGCGGTTACCTCTCAACGGCGACTTGGGCACGGAAATCGTACGCTCCGGCGAATGATAGATAATACAGCTACCTCTAGGAATACGGGCGCTGATGACGGCGCGGGTAACCACGACACCGTGGTCGTTGTATATCTCTACCCAGTCATTATCTTTGACGCCAATCGACCGGGCGTCTTCCTCGTTAATCCAGAAGGGGTCAATCCCCCGGG
Protein-coding sequences here:
- a CDS encoding molybdopterin dinucleotide binding domain-containing protein — translated: YHDHELYLAFGENLPAYKPNPDPRVYGDFTRSKPDAKSIMLNYLTPHGKWHIHSTYSDNELMLTLSRGIDPFWINEEDARSIGVKDNDWVEIYNDHGVVVTRAVISARIPRGSCIIYHSPERTISVPKSPLRGNRRAGGHNSLTRVRLKPVLMAGGYGQFTYAFNYWGPTGVNRDSYIMVRKLEGQPNW